A single genomic interval of Musa acuminata AAA Group cultivar baxijiao chromosome BXJ3-4, Cavendish_Baxijiao_AAA, whole genome shotgun sequence harbors:
- the LOC103975510 gene encoding deSI-like protein At4g17486 produces MSNRVNMVSRSSLTKSVNNGDKDGSGRTHLYLNVYDLTPVNKYLYWFGLGVFHSGIEVHGMEYGFGAHEYPTSGVFEVEPKSCPGFIFRRSVWLGTTDMSRSEFRLFIEDLAGKYHGDTYHLIIKNCNHFTDEVCMRLTGKPIPGWVNRLARLGSFCNCILPGNIRVSTVGQLPTHPACSDDESDLFAWSSSDESDEEDADCHPLKKPNIDFVHSIDEPLRLARDVM; encoded by the exons ATGTCTAATCGGGTCAACATGGTATCGAGATCTTCCCTCACGAAGAGTGTGAACAATGGGGACAAAGACGGGAGCGGCAGGACGCATCTCTACTTGAATGTTTATGATCTGACGCCGGTGAATAAATACCTGTACTGGTTTGGGCTCGGGGTCTTCCACTCTGGGATCGAAG TTCATGGCATGGAGTATGGATTTGGAGCACATGAGTATCCAACTAGTGGAGTATTTGAGGTGGAACCGAAAAGCTGTCCCGGTTTTATCTTTAGACGCTCTGTGTGGCTGGGTACCACTGATATGTCTCGTTCAGAATTCCGCTTATTTATTGAAGACCTTGCTGGGAAATATCATGGTGACACCTATCATTTGATCATCAAGAACTGCAATCATTTTACAGATGAAGTCTGCATGCGTTTGACAGGAAAGCCAATTCCAGGATGGGTGAATAGACTTGCCCGATTAG GATCATTCTGCAACTGTATTCTCCCAGGCAACATTCGGGTTTCAACGGTCGGACAGTTACCAACTCATCCAGCTTGTTCTG ATGATGAGTCAGATTTGTTCGCTTGGTCATCCTCAGATGAAAGTGATGAGGAAGATGCAGACTGTCACCCCCTAAAGAAACCAAACATTGATTTTGTTCATTCAATTGACGAGCCATTACGGCTTGCTAGAGATGTCATGTAA
- the LOC135635422 gene encoding transcription factor-like protein DPB, with protein MDEGSKSTASFPKVASGSRSSLGTPAFSGGHSASTSGSAGSPSSRSDPAARTPASENTLVRLNHLDIQGEDEGTPEGAVSGKKKKRGVRAVGGDKSGRGLRQFSMKVCEKVESKGRTTYNEVADELVTEFTDPNNNPGSQDQQQYDEKNIRRRVYDALNVLMAMDIISKDKKEIQWKGLPRTSLNDIEELKAERTGLKNRIEKKTAYLQELQDQFIGLQNLVQRNEQLYGSGHIPSGGVALPFILVQTRPHATVEVEISEDMQLVHFDFNSTPFELHDDSYVLKAMGLCERGQHDGAPEPSSNGGDCSSMSGMYQHHTSQGSMSSSMGKMITSPPKPGILKARVKNEH; from the exons ATGGACGAGGGGAGCAAGAGCACGGCGAGCTTCCCCAAGGTCGCCAGTGGCAGTCGCTCCTCCCTGGGCACACCGGCCTTCTCCGGCGGCCACTCGGCCTCCACCAGCGGCAGCGCTGGGTCTCCATCCAGTCGGAGCGATCCTGCGGCGAGGACGCCTGCCAGCGAAAACACCCTGGTTAGGCTGAACCATCTCGATATCCAGGGGGAGGACGAGGGGACGCCCGAAGGGGCCGTCAG tggtaaaaagaaaaagaggggtgTACGAGCAGTTGGAGGTGATAAAAGTGGTAGGGGACTGCGGCAGTTCAGCATGAAAG TCTGCGAGAAGGTGGAAAGCAAGGGGAGAACCACTTATAATGAG gtTGCAGATGAACTTGTAACTGAATTTACAGATCCCAACAATAATCCAGGCTCTCAAGATCAG CAACAGTATGACGAGAAGAACATACGACGTAGGGTATATGATGCACTGAATGTTCTCATGGCAATGGATATTATATCTAAAGATAAAAAAGAGATACAATGGAAAGGTTTACCTCGGACTAGTCTTAATGATATTGAAGAGTTGAAG GCAGAACGTACTGGGTTGAAGAACAGGATTGAGAAGAAAACTGCGTATTTGCAAGAATTGCAAGATCAA TTTATAGGTCTCCAAAACTTGGTCCAACGGAATGAGCAGTTGTATGGATCAGGACACATTCCATCAGGCGGCGTTGCTTTACCTTTTATCTTGGTTCAG ACTCGTCCTCATGCCACTGTAGAGGTGGAAATTTCAGAAGATATGCAACTGGTGCATTTTGATTTTAACAG tACTCCCTTTGAGCTGCATGACGACTCATACGTGCTTAAAGCAATGGGATTGTGTGAAAGAGGGCAACATGATGGTGCTCCAGAACCTAGTTCTAATGGAGGTGACTGCTCCAGCATGAGTGGAATGTATCAGCATCACACTTCGCAGGGTTCGATGTCCAGTTCCATGGGTAAAATGATAACTTCTCCTCCTAAACCTGGAATCTTAAAAGCTCGCGTGAAGAATGAACATTAA